The genomic interval GTGCTCGAGCAGATCGCCGAGTATGCAGCGGCCTGCCCCTACAACCTGCCGCCCGATGGGCCGATGTTCGTCGGCGCCCGCGGCGGACCGCTCAGCCCGCGAATCATTCAGCTGGCGATGGAGCGGCTGCGCGGTGGCCTCGGGCTGCCCGACAGCGCGACACCCCACGCGCTGCGGCATTCGTTTGCGACGCATTTGCTTAGTCGCGGCGGAGATCTGCGTGCCATCCAGGAATTACTCGGTCATGCCTCGCTGTCGACCACGCAGGTCTATACCGGGATCGATACCGAGCGGCTGCTGGAAGTCTATAACAGCGCCCATCCCCGGGCCTGAGCAGCGGGCGTGCCTCGGCTAAGCTGTTAGTCCGGTGCCGGCGGCCTTGACCCTGCCATTTATCCAACTGACAAGATCGCGGTGCTACAAGGCCTGCTCGATGCAGGCGTAATGATTGCTGTGACAGGAGATTCCGGACGATGGGGGCGCACGAAAGCATGGAGCACGCGGAGCATGCCGAGCATGCATCGGGCTCCAACAAGGGCATCGCGCTGCTGATTTCAGTGATCGCGCTGTTCCTGGCGTTCTCAGAAACGCTCGGCAAAGGTGCGCAGACCGAAGCTCTCGCCAAGAACGTCGAAGCCTCGAACTTGTGGGCGTTCTTCCAGGCTAAGAGTATCCGTCGCACCACGGTGCAGGCGGTATCCGAACACGCGCGGCTCAGCCTCGGCACCGTGCCGGACGAGGCCACCAAGGCGGCGCTGCAAAAGCAAATCGACGATTGGCAGAAGACCGCGGCGCGCTATCGCTCCGAACCGGAGACCGGCGAAGGCTCCGAACAGCTCGCCGAACGCGCCAAGCATGCCGAACATGATCGCGACCTGGCGATGGCTCGCTATCATCACTACGAAGTCGCCTCGGCGGCCTTCCAGATCGGCATCGTACTGGCATCGGCGACGATCATCACCGGCATGATGGTGCTGGCCTGGCTGTCCGGCCTCTTGGCGATCGGCGGCCTCGGCTTCATGGCGATCGGCCTGTTCGCGCCGCACGCCGTGCATCTGATGTGAGCCAAAACGAACATCGCGCGGACCGAGCCTCGGTTCGCGCGACGAAGCGATTTGAATCCTGAGCCTACCGCGCCGTGCGAATGCGCCGGCGGAGCGCGCCGATCCGGCGCAGCGCCTTCGATCCCCAGCCGTCGCCGTCACCCTTCAGCAGCTCGGCGAGCTTGGCGCGGATCTGGGCCATGATCGGCGCCACGATGGCATGCGCCTTGGCGCGCAGTTCGATCACCCAGCGGTAGGTGGCGGCGAACCAGCGAAGCTGCAGCAGCTTCGGCTTGGTGACGTCGAAGATGAAGGCGGCAACGCCGAGGCCGAACACCTGCGCGGCCGCAAAGATGCCGAGCCCGGCGATCCAGTGGCCTTGGGCGAGCAACGCCAACGCGAACAGCTTCAGCGGATACAGCGGCGCCACCGGCACCAAAAACACCGGCAGCGTCATCGCAGGCGACAGATGGTCGACCCAGCGCGCCAGCCGCTCTTTGAGCTCGCGCAGCGGAATCAGCGCGACGATACGCGCGATCAGCGGCTCGACGTGGTCCCAGAACCACGCCTCGATCAGGAACAGAACCGCCAGCAGCACCCACAGGGGCTGCCACAATCGACCTTTCATCACGCCACCATCCGTCGCGCCGGCCAAGGCCGGCTCTCCGTCACATATGGATGGCGCGCTTGCCGACCGTAAGGGCGGCTTCCTTGATGGCCTCCGATCGGGTCGGGTGGGCGTGGCAGGTGCGGGCCAGATCCTCGGCGGAGCCGCCGAACTCCATCAGCACGGCCGCTTCGTGGATCATCTCGCCGGCCTCGCGGCCGATGATGTGAACGCCGAGAACGCGGTCGGTCTTGGCGTCGGCCAAGATCTTCACGAAGCCGTCGGTGGTCTGGTTGACCTTGGAGCGTCCGTTGGCAGTGAACGGGAATTTGCCGACCGTATAGGCGACGCCGGCCTGCTTGAGGTCCTCTTCGGTCTTGCCGACGCTCGACACTTCCGGCGTCGTGTACACCACGCCCGGAATGACATCGTAATTGACGTGGCCGGCCTTGCCCGCGATCAGTTCGGCGACCGCGACGCCTTCGTCCTCCGCCTTGTGGGCCAGCATCGGGCCGCGCACCACGTCGCCGATCGCGTACACGCCCTTCAGGCTGGTGGCGAAGTGATCGTCGATCACCACCCGGCCGCGCTCGTCGAGCGCAACGCCGGCTTCCTTCAGGCCGAGGCCTTCGGTGTAGGGAACGCGGCCGATCGCAACCAGCACGACGTCGGCTTCGAGCGTCTCCGGATTGCCGCCGGCCGCCGCCTCGACCTTCACGGCGAGCTTGGCGCCCGAGGTGTCGACGCCGGTGACCTTGGCGCCGAGCTTGAACGCAAAGCCCTGCTTTTCGAGAATGCGCTGGAACTGCTTGACCACCTCGCCGTCCATGCCCGGCAAGATGCGGTCGAGGAATTCGACCACGGTGACTTCGGCGCCGAGACGGCGCCACACCGAGCCGAGCTCGAGTCCGATCACGCCGGCACCGACCACGATCAGCTTGCCCGGCACCTTGTCGAGCGACAGCGCCCCGGTCGACGACACCACGCGCTTCTCGTCGATCTCGATGCCCTTGAGCTGAGCCACTGCCGAGCCGGAAGCGATCACGATCGACTTGGTCTCGACGCTGGTGGCCTTGCCATCGGCACCCGTCACCTCGACCTTGCTGGTGCCGAGGATCTTGCCCCTGCCGGCCAGTACGTCGATCTTGTTCTTCTTCATCAGGTATTCGACGCCTTTGACGTTGCCGTCGATCCCCTGCTGCTTGAAGTTCATCATAGCCGGCAGATCGAGCTTCGGGGCCGACACGCCGATGCCCATCTTGGCGAACGAATGCCCGGCTTCCTCGAATAGCTCGGAGGCGTGCAGCAGCGCCTTCGACGGCATGCAGCCGACATTGAGGCAGGTGCCGCCGAGCGTCGGGTTCTTTTCCACCACCGCCACCTTGAGGCCGAGCTGTGCCGCGCGTATCGCGCAGACGTAGCCGCCGGGGCCGGTACCGATGACGACGAGATCGTAGGTGGCCATAGATCAATCCTGTGAGTTGGCGCCGGAGCGACTATCGTCCCCCCGACACGTCGAAGATGGCGCTGGTGACATAGGAAGCCTCGTCCGACAGCAGCCAGACGACGGCGTTGGCGATTTCTTCGGCGCGGCCGACGCGCTTCATCGGCACGTTCACGCTGAGCCGGTGGGCGCGTTCCGGATCGCCGCCGGACGCGTGAATTTCGGTGTCGATCAGGCCGGGCCGGATCGCCGCGACGCGAATCCCCTCGCCGGCGACTTCGTGACCGAGACCGACCGTGAACGAGTCGACCGCGCCCTTGGAGGCAGCGTAGTCCACATAGGTGTTCGGTGAGCCGAGCTTCGCCGCGACCGACGACAGATTGA from Rhodopseudomonas palustris carries:
- a CDS encoding DUF4337 domain-containing protein, translating into MGAHESMEHAEHAEHASGSNKGIALLISVIALFLAFSETLGKGAQTEALAKNVEASNLWAFFQAKSIRRTTVQAVSEHARLSLGTVPDEATKAALQKQIDDWQKTAARYRSEPETGEGSEQLAERAKHAEHDRDLAMARYHHYEVASAAFQIGIVLASATIITGMMVLAWLSGLLAIGGLGFMAIGLFAPHAVHLM
- the lpdA gene encoding dihydrolipoyl dehydrogenase, producing MATYDLVVIGTGPGGYVCAIRAAQLGLKVAVVEKNPTLGGTCLNVGCMPSKALLHASELFEEAGHSFAKMGIGVSAPKLDLPAMMNFKQQGIDGNVKGVEYLMKKNKIDVLAGRGKILGTSKVEVTGADGKATSVETKSIVIASGSAVAQLKGIEIDEKRVVSSTGALSLDKVPGKLIVVGAGVIGLELGSVWRRLGAEVTVVEFLDRILPGMDGEVVKQFQRILEKQGFAFKLGAKVTGVDTSGAKLAVKVEAAAGGNPETLEADVVLVAIGRVPYTEGLGLKEAGVALDERGRVVIDDHFATSLKGVYAIGDVVRGPMLAHKAEDEGVAVAELIAGKAGHVNYDVIPGVVYTTPEVSSVGKTEEDLKQAGVAYTVGKFPFTANGRSKVNQTTDGFVKILADAKTDRVLGVHIIGREAGEMIHEAAVLMEFGGSAEDLARTCHAHPTRSEAIKEAALTVGKRAIHM